From the genome of Sulfitobacter mediterraneus, one region includes:
- a CDS encoding type IV secretion system protein VirB3: MAERSPLFLGLVRPPKLLGLPIMYAMVWLFGSVLLFVWVQHIAVLGMAALLYPVLWKAADWDPRFIDVMMTALQETPPTRNRSIHGGDSYAP, translated from the coding sequence GTGGCTGAGCGCTCGCCCCTCTTTCTGGGTCTCGTGCGGCCGCCGAAGCTTCTGGGCCTGCCCATCATGTACGCAATGGTCTGGCTCTTCGGATCGGTGCTCCTCTTCGTCTGGGTGCAGCACATCGCGGTGCTGGGCATGGCCGCCCTGCTCTACCCCGTATTGTGGAAGGCCGCCGATTGGGATCCGCGCTTCATCGACGTCATGATGACGGCGCTGCAGGAGACACCGCCGACGCGGAACCGGTCCATACATGGCGGGGACAGCTATGCCCCGTGA
- a CDS encoding TrbC/VirB2 family protein, whose amino-acid sequence MRQISNLFVASLALFLLIAEPALAQSIDLSPIQSLLQGIVDALTGPLGVVIATLAVLGVFLSWFFNIIDLRQALWVLVGIAGVAAAPTIVAAVFAGG is encoded by the coding sequence ATGAGACAGATTTCAAACCTATTCGTCGCCTCACTGGCGCTATTCCTGCTGATTGCCGAACCCGCCCTCGCCCAGAGCATTGATCTCTCTCCGATCCAGAGCCTGTTGCAGGGCATCGTCGATGCCCTGACCGGCCCGCTCGGCGTCGTCATCGCGACGCTCGCTGTTCTCGGCGTTTTCTTGAGCTGGTTTTTCAACATCATCGATCTGCGCCAGGCCCTCTGGGTGCTTGTCGGCATCGCCGGTGTCGCCGCCGCTCCCACCATCGTTGCCGCGGTCTTTGCCGGTGGCTGA
- a CDS encoding lytic transglycosylase domain-containing protein → MVLVMESDGSLTPSRSQQSFARNYNDGIGQGSSADDLAILGETDLGPDEIQMASLARSAPLPRADVLSAIESTALRYAGHPGLRRTDLSVRDWLTLYRANIEVESAYRQDAVSSAGAIGLGQLMPATARDLGVDPRDPLQNLDGSARYLAMMLETFGDPRLALAAYNAGPDAVRQYGGIPPYRETQNHVARVMAVVARLEGSNS, encoded by the coding sequence ATGGTACTGGTCATGGAGAGCGATGGCTCTCTGACCCCGTCCCGCTCCCAGCAAAGCTTTGCCCGCAATTACAATGACGGCATCGGCCAGGGGTCCTCTGCTGATGACCTGGCTATCCTCGGCGAGACTGACCTTGGGCCAGACGAAATCCAGATGGCATCCCTAGCGCGGTCCGCTCCCCTGCCCCGCGCCGATGTTCTCTCGGCCATCGAATCCACCGCCCTTCGCTACGCCGGTCATCCCGGGCTGCGGCGCACGGATCTCTCGGTTCGTGATTGGCTGACCCTCTACCGTGCAAATATCGAAGTCGAGAGCGCCTACAGGCAGGATGCGGTCTCGAGCGCTGGTGCCATTGGCCTCGGTCAATTGATGCCCGCGACGGCGCGTGATCTCGGTGTTGACCCGCGTGATCCGCTGCAAAACCTCGACGGGTCCGCCCGCTACCTCGCGATGATGCTGGAGACGTTTGGCGATCCGCGGCTCGCGCTCGCAGCCTACAACGCGGGCCCGGATGCAGTGCGCCAGTACGGCGGCATTCCCCCCTACCGAGAAACCCAGAACCACGTGGCCCGTGTCATGGCCGTCGTGGCCCGATTGGAAGGATCAAATTCATGA
- a CDS encoding helix-turn-helix domain-containing protein — protein MAKTIRTNGQLALVRALVDARQNAGLSQQQLAAKLNRHQSFVARLESGERRIDVVEFTVLARVIGFDKNEVLSIVEAATESDHKI, from the coding sequence GTGGCGAAAACAATCAGAACAAATGGCCAGTTGGCGCTCGTCCGTGCGTTGGTTGATGCACGTCAGAATGCAGGTCTCAGCCAGCAGCAGTTGGCGGCGAAGCTCAATCGCCACCAGTCGTTTGTGGCACGTCTCGAAAGCGGCGAGCGTCGTATCGACGTCGTGGAGTTTACAGTTCTGGCGAGGGTCATTGGCTTTGACAAAAATGAAGTCCTGTCGATTGTCGAAGCTGCCACGGAGTCCGACCACAAGATTTGA
- a CDS encoding TRAP transporter substrate-binding protein, translated as MIKPLFRTAAAAVLAGALLPAASFAQTELKVATLAPEGTPWYDFIAKWKENVEAASNGELQLTIFPNAQLGNELEVWNKVARGRVDIGVFSAAPMTENVPVTALLSTPFLFEKSETIYCVLDRELREDLTAMMSDKFQVIDWAENGWVQVYAQDDLSDVANAEGYKIRAAPHAMSRTLMTSIGANAIEIPYADTPAALQTGLVKGGESIGVSYVAFGINKVAPHLTVTSHSHQSGVILMGKKNWGKLSAEHQKILGDATPDLSILRQGIAGMDAYLLGLHEKAGGGVHRLTPEQRAAWKAKVEPNWASMVESMGPEAQAFWPKVLEAKKACGE; from the coding sequence ATGATAAAACCGCTCTTCAGAACCGCCGCTGCCGCCGTGCTTGCAGGTGCCCTGTTACCCGCCGCAAGCTTTGCACAGACAGAATTGAAGGTCGCCACACTGGCGCCGGAAGGCACGCCCTGGTACGATTTCATCGCCAAGTGGAAGGAAAACGTCGAAGCCGCGTCCAATGGCGAATTGCAGCTTACGATTTTTCCGAACGCCCAGCTTGGCAATGAGCTGGAAGTCTGGAACAAGGTTGCGCGCGGGCGCGTCGACATCGGGGTCTTTTCAGCTGCCCCCATGACCGAGAACGTGCCCGTCACGGCTCTGTTGAGCACTCCGTTCTTGTTTGAGAAATCCGAGACCATCTACTGCGTTCTGGACCGCGAATTACGTGAGGACCTAACCGCGATGATGTCGGACAAGTTCCAGGTCATCGACTGGGCCGAAAATGGTTGGGTGCAGGTCTACGCTCAGGATGATCTTTCGGATGTTGCCAATGCCGAGGGGTACAAGATCCGGGCCGCTCCGCATGCGATGTCTCGCACCCTGATGACCTCGATTGGGGCCAATGCTATTGAAATCCCTTATGCAGACACTCCGGCGGCATTGCAGACCGGGCTGGTCAAAGGGGGAGAGTCGATTGGCGTGTCCTATGTCGCCTTTGGCATCAACAAGGTTGCGCCGCACCTGACCGTCACCAGCCATTCGCACCAGTCAGGCGTTATCCTGATGGGTAAAAAGAACTGGGGTAAGTTGTCCGCAGAGCATCAAAAAATCCTCGGTGACGCCACTCCTGACTTGTCGATCCTGCGTCAGGGCATTGCCGGCATGGATGCCTATTTGCTGGGCCTGCATGAAAAGGCCGGAGGTGGCGTGCATCGTCTGACGCCAGAACAGCGTGCGGCGTGGAAGGCCAAGGTCGAGCCGAACTGGGCCTCGATGGTCGAAAGCATGGGACCAGAAGCACAGGCATTCTGGCCAAAAGTTCTGGAAGCCAAGAAAGCCTGCGGCGAGTAA
- a CDS encoding TRAP transporter small permease, whose protein sequence is MTMNRRILTLLFVTEAAVAISAYVVIAGLLLADVLMRELAGSSIWGAQRISVYLMIVIGFLGLGLAASKGRHLRPRFMDGLFPEHMSATADRIGSFIMMVIFAGFGAVAIEFLLEAIEYGDVARVVRIPLWYIQIIVPYAFFSTALRYAIFAVSPDLRPDEALE, encoded by the coding sequence ATGACGATGAACAGACGCATTTTGACTCTGCTGTTTGTAACCGAAGCTGCCGTGGCGATTTCCGCCTATGTGGTGATTGCCGGGTTGCTTTTGGCCGATGTGCTGATGCGCGAACTGGCGGGAAGTTCGATTTGGGGCGCACAGCGCATTTCGGTGTACCTGATGATCGTGATCGGTTTTCTGGGGCTTGGTCTCGCGGCGTCAAAGGGACGGCACTTGCGTCCCCGCTTCATGGACGGGCTGTTTCCTGAACACATGTCCGCTACCGCTGACCGTATCGGCAGCTTTATCATGATGGTGATCTTTGCCGGGTTTGGCGCTGTCGCGATCGAGTTCCTGTTGGAAGCGATCGAGTACGGCGATGTGGCCCGCGTGGTACGTATCCCGCTGTGGTACATCCAGATCATTGTTCCTTATGCGTTTTTCTCAACGGCCCTGCGTTATGCGATATTCGCGGTGAGTCCTGATCTGCGCCCTGACGAGGCGCTTGAGTGA
- a CDS encoding TRAP transporter large permease: MLWIGLIVLIFGALALRVNIAAILLVVGAYIHFFWGDAELTYILEDMWSAIDKEVLLSIPLFLLCGSVMGKGAIAERLINVMRALTAPVPGGMALATILTCAVFAAISGSSAVTLIAVGTIAYPALINDGYSKSFALGALATGGTLGVVIPPSIPMILYGIVTETSIVDLFTAGILPGLFLTTLLGIYTVIANRHVRREAFSLTHLISTLQQGVWSLLMPVILLGGIYSGHFSPTESAAVALAYALIVERFVHRELTLRDLYDTAIDTTTMMGALFPLLAIALSINLLLTTQQVPGALTEWVSSYVSDKTTFLLIINVLLLLVGCIMDMASAILVLAPILLQMGEAFGIDPVHLGVIMTVNLEIGLLTPPVGLNLIIAMTAFREPFGLIIRGVIPFILIMLFGLLVIAFVPQLSLMLVG; this comes from the coding sequence ATGCTGTGGATCGGACTGATAGTGTTGATCTTTGGTGCGCTTGCTCTGCGGGTGAACATCGCGGCCATTCTCCTAGTGGTAGGGGCCTATATCCATTTCTTCTGGGGCGACGCCGAGCTTACTTACATCCTCGAAGACATGTGGTCGGCCATCGACAAAGAGGTCCTGCTGTCGATCCCTCTGTTTCTGCTGTGCGGTTCGGTCATGGGCAAGGGTGCCATTGCCGAACGGCTGATCAACGTGATGCGGGCGCTCACCGCGCCGGTTCCAGGTGGCATGGCGCTGGCCACCATCCTGACCTGTGCAGTTTTCGCGGCGATTTCCGGCTCGTCTGCGGTGACGCTGATTGCTGTTGGCACCATCGCGTACCCCGCGCTGATCAATGACGGCTATTCCAAGAGCTTTGCGCTGGGTGCACTGGCAACCGGCGGGACCTTGGGTGTGGTGATCCCGCCGTCGATTCCAATGATCCTATATGGTATCGTCACCGAGACCTCGATTGTCGATCTGTTCACGGCAGGCATCCTGCCGGGGCTGTTCCTGACTACTCTTCTCGGCATCTACACGGTGATCGCAAATCGCCATGTCCGACGCGAAGCCTTTTCCCTGACCCACCTGATTTCCACGTTGCAACAGGGTGTGTGGTCCTTGCTGATGCCGGTGATCCTTCTGGGGGGCATCTATTCCGGTCACTTCTCGCCCACGGAGTCGGCGGCCGTGGCGCTGGCCTATGCGCTGATTGTTGAACGCTTTGTTCATCGCGAGCTGACCCTGCGCGACCTCTATGACACCGCGATTGACACTACCACCATGATGGGCGCGCTGTTTCCACTTTTGGCGATCGCGCTCAGCATCAACCTCCTTTTAACCACGCAACAGGTGCCCGGTGCGTTGACCGAATGGGTATCGTCCTATGTCTCGGACAAGACAACATTCTTGCTGATCATCAACGTGCTCTTGCTGTTGGTGGGCTGCATCATGGACATGGCCTCTGCCATTCTGGTTCTGGCGCCGATCCTGCTGCAGATGGGCGAGGCCTTTGGCATTGATCCAGTTCATCTGGGGGTCATCATGACCGTGAACCTGGAAATTGGACTGCTGACGCCTCCGGTCGGGCTGAATCTTATTATCGCCATGACGGCCTTTCGCGAACCTTTCGGTCTGATCATCCGCGGCGTGATCCCCTTTATCCTGATCATGCTGTTCGGGCTCCTGGTGATCGCCTTTGTGCCGCAGCTGTCGCTTATGCTGGTCGGATGA
- a CDS encoding serine hydrolase domain-containing protein: MIDPSRIKPPHITLSNWRAPEHIPWALSHFSFMPTVDVARAGQVSPLPASPRNDIEAFRFDHEGRTGTLIDALSGDSADGYIVLKDGKVLYEGYFGAFQSHDKHLWASTTKSIIGSLFGVLIDHYGIDPEQTPADYVPALVGSAFAHSSLRQVLNMVSALDFSEEYDDMVPGSVHLEYFRRLGLVPAWDLMQMDPRKDSTPRGARGFLPAFRLNSGLTHGTTFEYHSPNVDVIGWVIEAVTGLPLAEFIRKYLWARLQTEHDAFLCADTEFNPIATGGFNSTLRDAARFGLMALNEGRVGDDQVIGADWMADTYALRDQDRLAWQRSIFADPTAITHMPDFGGYRSFWWICDAEQGERAAIGIYGQMIYVNKSTKTVIASFSSPDFTSNARRPSFKRVLRGNRALAAAL; the protein is encoded by the coding sequence ATGATTGACCCGTCTCGCATCAAACCGCCGCATATCACGCTGAGCAACTGGCGCGCACCGGAGCATATCCCATGGGCGCTGTCGCACTTCAGCTTTATGCCCACGGTGGATGTTGCTCGCGCTGGACAGGTGTCGCCGCTGCCTGCATCGCCACGCAATGACATTGAGGCCTTTCGTTTCGATCATGAGGGCCGGACCGGCACTTTGATCGACGCCCTCAGCGGCGATAGTGCTGATGGCTATATCGTTCTCAAGGATGGCAAGGTGCTATATGAAGGCTATTTCGGCGCCTTTCAAAGCCATGACAAACATCTTTGGGCCTCGACCACCAAATCGATCATCGGATCATTGTTCGGGGTGCTGATCGACCACTACGGTATCGACCCCGAGCAAACACCGGCAGACTATGTGCCCGCATTGGTCGGCAGCGCCTTTGCCCACTCCAGCCTGCGGCAAGTGTTGAACATGGTCTCGGCCCTCGATTTTTCCGAGGAATACGACGATATGGTGCCCGGATCCGTGCATCTGGAGTATTTCCGCAGGCTGGGGTTGGTGCCCGCCTGGGACCTGATGCAAATGGACCCGCGAAAAGACAGCACTCCGCGCGGCGCGCGCGGGTTTCTGCCGGCCTTTCGGCTGAACTCAGGGCTGACGCATGGAACGACCTTTGAATACCACTCGCCGAACGTGGATGTGATCGGCTGGGTGATCGAGGCGGTGACCGGACTGCCCCTGGCCGAGTTCATTCGCAAATACCTGTGGGCCAGACTGCAAACCGAACATGATGCGTTCCTGTGTGCCGACACCGAGTTCAACCCGATTGCCACGGGCGGTTTTAACTCCACCCTGCGCGACGCAGCCCGATTCGGGCTGATGGCGCTGAACGAAGGTCGGGTGGGCGACGATCAGGTCATTGGCGCAGACTGGATGGCCGACACATACGCGCTGCGCGATCAGGATCGTCTGGCATGGCAACGCAGCATCTTTGCGGACCCGACCGCAATCACCCATATGCCGGACTTTGGCGGCTATCGCAGTTTCTGGTGGATCTGCGATGCAGAGCAGGGTGAGCGCGCCGCGATCGGAATCTACGGCCAGATGATCTATGTAAACAAATCCACCAAAACCGTGATCGCAAGCTTTTCCAGCCCCGACTTTACCTCGAATGCGCGGCGGCCCTCTTTCAAACGTGTGTTACGAGGCAACCGGGCCTTGGCCGCAGCCCTGTGA